From Candidatus Neomarinimicrobiota bacterium:
ACTATTCTTCGAAATGATGTTAGGCGATCCCAAGGCGGCCTGCACATCCGCCTGCGCCATCCCCACATGGATCTTGTCCTGTACAACTCCGAGTGTCAGTCTATCAGCACCGGACGGCGCGGCACAGCCGGACAAAAATATCATAAATGACAGAAAGAGTGCTCTAAACATCTTCATCGGCTTCTCCTCTCCTTGGCTGCAGAACGGATAACTCCTCCTCTTACTCTACTGACTCGTTTTTGTTTCACTCAATAGATGTTCGCTCTGGCACCCCTTTTGCAGAGGTTACCTGCGCCTTGTAGTACTTCAACCCGAAAGG
This genomic window contains:
- the bamE gene encoding outer membrane protein assembly factor BamE — encoded protein: MKMFRALFLSFMIFLSGCAAPSGADRLTLGVVQDKIHVGMAQADVQAALGSPNIISKNSDSKQVWTYDKVSKESAARWFFFWTSSESTQRTLTVLITFDDSGRVEDYTYHATEF